The genomic region ATTAGCGAACTTCTGAAGGACTGTATCCCCTTTTGTTTTTAAAGAGACGACTAAAATAAAGAGGGTCTGTAAAGCCTAACAGATAAGCAGTTTCTTTTACCGAGTTACCACTAGTTAATAGCTTCTCTGCTTTCTTAAGCTTTCTCTCTAACCAAAACTGCTTAAGGGTTTTACCAGTAAATCGTTTGAACTCATTATCCAGATAACGACGGGAATAGGGTATCTCTTCTAATATGCTATCAAGAGTATCGGCAAACTGAGCCCGAGCCCCGACATGGGCAGCGGTCTCCAATATAAAGTAAGGAGTTTCCTTCTGGAATCTAGTATTGATGAAAGACTCTCTAATAAACTTAGTCAAAATTACATGAAAAGCACAGTTCTGCCCATAAATAATAGAATCAACAGGAGCATAAGACCAATAGTATTCTAATATAGGTTTGAAGCTGGCCCAATCCTTCAAAGAAATCTTTCGTTGATATTGAATGTAGGCAAAGAAGTCAATGACTCCGAAGATCCAGAATTGAAAATGCTGTGCGATTCCAACAAAATGCTCTCCCTTGGAAATATGTCCCTTAAAAGGAACATTAGGTTCAATAAGAACCATATCACCCGGTGCCATATCAAATCTCTCATAACCTATCTCATATTCCGCATGCCCTTCTAAACAGCAAATCAAATCATATACATTATTCGTTTTATCCACCTGCCAGTCCGTTCCATGTTCGAACTTTATAACAGAGCGTGCTAATTGGAGGGAAAAGTTTTCTTTCTCCATATAGTCCAAGGGCAGATTATTCTTCCAGTCTTCCGTATCCATGCTGACCCATCATATAATAAATTAAAATAAAAAGAAGAATTATATTAATGATTTTGTCCCCTGGGTTCAAAAATTGTGCCTATTATTCCTTCACCAACTCAAAAAACCCGTGGTAGGATTATTTTCCGATAATTTAAGGAGTGCCTAATTGATTAAAGCAACGAATCTTGTCAAACACTACGGTAAACAAAAAGCTGTGGATAATATAAGTTTTGGAATTAAAAAAGGTGAGATTGTAGGTTTTCTTGGACCGAATGGAGCAGGTAAGTCAACAACGATGAATATGCTCACCGGTTTTCTCGCCCCTACTTCTGGCACTATCGAAATCGATGGTATTAATGTTAGGGAAGATCCCATTGGAGTCAAAAGAAAAATAGGCTACCTTCCTGAAATCCCCCCTCTATATCCGGATATGACCGTCAAATCTTACCTGTCCTTTGTGGCTCAACTTAAGGGTCTCAATTCTAAAACAGTAAAGTCTGATAGAGATAGAGTTATGGAGGTTGTTCAAATAACAGACCAGCAGAACAGACTCATTGATAACCTATCTAAAGGATACAAACAAAGGGTGGGAGTGGCCCAGGCCTTATTAGGCAATCCGGACCTTCTCATTTTAGATGAACCCTCTGTAGGCCTGGATCCGAAGCAAATCATCGAAATGCGTAATCTCATCACAAAATTAGGACAGGAACATACGGTCATACTAAGTTCCCATATTCTTCCTGAAGTATCAGCAATCTGTAACCGCCTCCTCATTCTTAATAAGGGGAAGATTGCAGCCTCTGACACTCCGGAAAATCTCGCAAAAATGATGGAAGGCACCAATCAGATTCAGCTAAAAATAAAGGCCAATCAGGATAATATAAGGTCAGCTATTAAAGATATGAAAGCAGTGACCCTCGTTCAGTGCCAGAAGTCTTCTGAAGATGGAATCATTAATATGATTTTAAAAGCAGAAGATGATCGCGATATCAGAGAAGAAGTCTTCTATCTTATGAGTCGAAACAAATTTCCTATCATGCAAATGAGACCAAGTCATATAAGTCTCGAAGAAATATTCTTAAATCTAACCACAACAGAAAAGGAACTATAGATGTTTGCCATATACAAAAGAGAGCTAAGCTCTTACTTTTTAACGCCCTATGGTTATATTTTCATGGGTTCATTCCTATTTATTTCAGGTTTATTATTCACCATACAGAACCTCTTTATGAATAGTACCCAATATGCAGAATACCTGGGATCACTTATTTCTATATTCACTATTGTTATTCCCTTATTAACAATGAAGGTTTTTGCTGATGAAAAGAAAAACAAAACAGACCAGCTTTTATTAACAGCACCAGTGACTCCTGTACAAATCGTCATTGGTAAGTTTCTAGCACCTTTGACTGTTTTTCTTATTACCATTGGTATCACGCTCATTTATCCCATTATTCTGGCCTTTTATGGAAATATAGAAGCTGT from Spirochaeta cellobiosiphila DSM 17781 harbors:
- a CDS encoding AraC family transcriptional regulator; protein product: MDTEDWKNNLPLDYMEKENFSLQLARSVIKFEHGTDWQVDKTNNVYDLICCLEGHAEYEIGYERFDMAPGDMVLIEPNVPFKGHISKGEHFVGIAQHFQFWIFGVIDFFAYIQYQRKISLKDWASFKPILEYYWSYAPVDSIIYGQNCAFHVILTKFIRESFINTRFQKETPYFILETAAHVGARAQFADTLDSILEEIPYSRRYLDNEFKRFTGKTLKQFWLERKLKKAEKLLTSGNSVKETAYLLGFTDPLYFSRLFKNKRGYSPSEVR
- a CDS encoding ABC transporter ATP-binding protein, whose translation is MIKATNLVKHYGKQKAVDNISFGIKKGEIVGFLGPNGAGKSTTMNMLTGFLAPTSGTIEIDGINVREDPIGVKRKIGYLPEIPPLYPDMTVKSYLSFVAQLKGLNSKTVKSDRDRVMEVVQITDQQNRLIDNLSKGYKQRVGVAQALLGNPDLLILDEPSVGLDPKQIIEMRNLITKLGQEHTVILSSHILPEVSAICNRLLILNKGKIAASDTPENLAKMMEGTNQIQLKIKANQDNIRSAIKDMKAVTLVQCQKSSEDGIINMILKAEDDRDIREEVFYLMSRNKFPIMQMRPSHISLEEIFLNLTTTEKEL